A genomic region of Carassius carassius chromosome 27, fCarCar2.1, whole genome shotgun sequence contains the following coding sequences:
- the caiap gene encoding CARD- and ANK-domain containing inflammasome adapter protein has protein sequence MGSTSFTNPYAIEVIQMKKSELVSGILNTEDLLDLLISNGVLQPDSRALMSSISAREEKNSRMLNVLISRGERACRIFFYPCLKRVEPDLYQYMRTYVGGVNEGIRDARRQLIGYLLEKDKQGLVKYSKSNKDPTPERIQPKSLTNKATSSTEQVKQTPKTESEHDAIIKAVTSGDLHLLQELLRGLDVNTVFSSTDTLLHLAAEHGKEAIVYFLLRQGVKLNLKDKEGRTALHRASERGCTAVALALAKAGADIHATDLMSKSPLHLAAQNGHENTVKALVNEEKKSLKNQTKVLHMVAIEDDATLAEVLLRNGALVDARDGQRKTALYHAVRHGNEKTASVLLKAGAQVDSVVMDAAFELNRKSLLSLFLQYVQKSMSQNEITAALFKAVQKNLDGVVAALIDHGADANICNELGYTPMLLAAELGNAEAFKVLVSKKARLDERLPNQISGLHLATQSGSMQIAQILLDKGIDPNINGPKDQTPLHLSALHNQPALMALLLHVGAQINAITQDGFTALHLASQSGHTEAVAQLLEGKADIHVKDKQGRTALHWAASHGEVGVIQLLLTSGSDTNATEKEKKTPLHLAAMEGHTRAVSALLAGKAKVGAKDMDGCSPLHYAARNGKERAARVLLASGKRKIVDDKNVWRRTPLHLAAEHGHELLVDLLLENGAKINCLDNNKDTPLHYACRDGHVGTVQRLLNWTNGERANLQATNNVNKKVLQVAEAEDTQAHQNISTLLKKKMFLVK, from the exons ATGGGTTCAACCAGCTTTACCAATCCTTATGCGATTGAAGTTATTCAGATGAAGAAGAGCGAGCTGGTGAGTGGCATTTTGAATACAGAAGATTTGCTGGATCTCCTCATTTCAAATGGAGTTCTTCAACCTGACAGCCGAGCGCTGATGTCCAGCATCTCTGCGCGAGAGGAGAAGAACTCCAGGATGTTGAACGTCTTGATCTCAAGAGGAGAGCGTGCCTGCCGCATCTTCTTCTACCCTTGTCTGAAACGAGTTGAACCTGACCTTTACCAGTACATGAGAACGTATGTAGGTGGAGTTAATGAGGGCATTAGAGATGCACGGAGACAGCTGATAGGATATCTGCTGGAGAAGGACAAGCAGGGTCTTGTCAAATACTCAAAATCCAACAAGGACCCAACTCCCGAAAGAATCCAACCGAAGTCTCTGACGAATAAGGCTACATCTTCAACAGAACAAGTCAAACAAACCCCCAAAACTGAAAGTGAGCATGATGCCATCATCAAAGCTGTAACCTCAGGGGATCTACATCTCCTCCAGGAGCTTCTCAGAGGATTGGATGTCAATACTGTTTTCTCATCCACTGATACTCTGCTGCACCTCGCTGCTGAACATGGTAAGGAGGCCATTGTGTATTTTCTGCTCAGACAAGGGGTGAAACTGAACCTGAAGGACAAGGAGGGTCGTACTGCTCTGCACAGAGCGTCAGAACGAGGCTGCACTGCTGTTGCTCTGGCGCTTGCGAAGGCTGGTGCAGACATCCATGCTACGGACCTAATGTCAAAGTCTCCTTTGCATCTGGCTGCTCAAAATGGACATGAAAATACGGTTAAAGCTCTAGTGAATGAGGAAAAGAAAAGCCTCAAGAATCAGACAAAAGTTCTGCACATGGTTGCCATTGAGGATGACGCAACACTGGCAGAGGTTCTTCTGCGAAATGGCGCTTTAGTAGATGCTAGAGATGGCCAAAGGAAGACGGCTCTCTATCACGCTGTTCGACACGGAAATGAGAAAACTGCCAGTGTGCTGTTGAAGGCCGGAGCACAGGTGGACTCTGTGGTCATGGACGCTGCTTTTGAGCTCAACAGGAAGTCTCTGTTGTCTCTGTTTTTGCAGTATGTCCAGAAGTCCATGTCTCAGAATGAGATCACCGCTGCTCTTTTTAAAGCGGTACAGAAGAACTTGGATGGGGTTGTGGCTGCGCTAATTGATCATGGTGCGGATGCTAATATTTGTAACGAGCTTGGATACACACCTATGCTTCTAGCCGCAGAGCTGGGGAATGCTGAGGCCTTCAAAGTGCTGGTCTCAAAAAAGGCTAGACTCGATGAGAGACTGCCAAACCAGATCTCTGGGCTTCACCTGGCTACCCAAAGTGGCAGTATGCAAATAGCACAg ATATTGTTGGATAAGGGTATAGACCCCAACATCAATGGCCCTAAAGATCAGACCCCTCTCCATCTAAGTGCATTACATAACCAGCCAGCGTTGATGGCACTGTTGTTGCATGTGGGGGCTCAGATTAACGCCATCACACAGGATGGGTTCACTGCCCTGCACCTCGCCAGCCAGAGCGGCCACACCGAAGCAGTCGCACAACTGCTAGAGGGCAAGGCCGACATCCACGTCAAGGACAAACAGGGAAGAACAGCCCTGCACTGGGCGGCATCGCATGGTGAAGTGGGCGTCATACAGCTACTACTCACTTCTGGGAGTGACACCAATGCCACTGAAAAAGAGAAGAAGACCCCACTGCACCTAGCTGCAATGGAGGGACACACCAGGGCAGTTTCAGCGCTGCTGGCTGGTAAAGCTAAAGTCGGAGCTAAGGACATGGATGGCTGCTCTCCTCTGCATTATGCTGCTCGAAACGGGAAGGAAAGAGCAGCTAGAGTGCTTCTCGCATCTGGTAAGCGCAAGATTGTGGATGATAAGAACGTGTGGAGGAGGACTCCTCTGCATTTAGCTGCAGAGCATGGTCATGAGCTGCTGGTGGATCTTTTACTGGAAAACGGTGCCAAGATCAACTGCCTGGATAACAATAAAGATACACCGCTGCACTACGCATGCCGTGATGGGCATGTTGGAACAGTACAGAGACTACTAAACTGGACAAATGGAGAACGAGCGAACCTACAGGCAACTAATAATGTGAATAAAAAAGTGCTTCAGGTGGCAGAGGCAGAGgacacacaggctcaccaaaacaTTAGTACCCTGCTAAAGAAAAAGATGTTCCTtgtgaaataa